One Conger conger chromosome 7, fConCon1.1, whole genome shotgun sequence genomic window, ATTACTACCGGCGTTGGCAATAGTGTTATTACAggcatgccaataaagcattcttGAATTGAATTCTTTCTCTTTGTTATATTCGTCGAACGAATGTGTACAATTGCGTACACAATTCTAATCTAACCGTGCCTTTCGTAATGATTTAGCCACTGCCCAACGAAGTGCATTTGTATTGCCCAGTCCTTGctgtgtatatttgtaaaatggaaaaaagtgtATTAGTAAGATGGCCGCCCTGTTCGTACCATGTGACTAGGGAGGAGTTTGCCTGACCCCATCACGTGATGCAGTGGCAGTTCGCTAAAACATTTTACACGTCGAGTATTTTacaccatttatgtatttaggcATAGATATTGATTAAAAACCAACTGCAATTCAAAGTTATGCAAATTACCgacatatttatttgttttgtagtGAATGCTTCCAGGTGGATGGTTGCCTACGTCATACACACTTCCGTTCCGCCGTTAGCAGCTGTGCCTCAGTTGCTACAGATTTTGCTGTTGAATTAGAGATAATCAACCTCCATCAAACGTCGTATCTTGAAGCCGTTTAACATTTTTCTTTGCGTCTGTGTTTTTGAAGCACGGTAAGTACAAGATAAGTTGTTCATATGTATCACATGAATGGCGTTTAAGCTTCAATACCCACATCTGTCAAAGCGGCAGCTGTATCGATGGACATTCTCGAGTCCAACTGCGTCTGCTATGCGGTGGTGTCGCTCAGTAATAGTGGCAAACGTAAACTAACGTATAGTTAGTCAGTCAAGACTACGATCAATAATGTTTGTTAATAGAAGACACACGGAATATTCAATGTTAAGAATGAGTCGACCATCTGGTTAGACTATCGTAATACTGTTACGGCACACATCCAAAACGAGACTCAAACGAAAATTTTAATTTACATGGTAACTACTGTTGACTGTTTAAATCTCGCTGGTTtgccaaaatgccaacaaatcaAATTAACCAAACCAGCTCGTTACCATTTagtagataatgaagaattcaaagacaaagcaaataacGAGCCAAACCTGCAGTGTGTTACTAAGTTTAAGGAAAGGATTATCAGTTTAAATACATACACCTAATTAGGAGCTAAGTGATTCACCTTGTTACACCTCAGTATTTGATAAACGCTTTGCTAGCTCTTTTCCTGTTTGCAATGTAGCATGGTAAGCATAATGTGATCTTGGCACGTTTAGtgttcatggcatgcatagctatgtgTGTCAtaaatgtggcttaagagggtaaataatccctcaaaacatgaaaagcagctaattaattaaaaaataccaGTTTGCTAAAATTCTtcgattgcaattgtggttggaacgaaaaccaccATGCACAGGGTGTCCCCTGGACAGAACTTGAGAACCACCGTCTTACCCTACTGATTAattccctccccacacacatgtGGATGGAATAACAGGCATGTTCAGCTAATCTCTTATGACGCTCTGCTCCCACACCAGCTTCGCACTGTCAGTGAAATGGCGGAGCCTTGCAGTCCGGCCGCTAAGTGTGTGTCTCCGGGGGCCGCGGGCGCAGGGGTGGAGATGGAGGCGGTGGAGATGGACCCGGTGGAGTTCACCCTCCGCAAGCGTCTGCCGCGCAAACTGCCCAAGCGCCGCCACGACGTCTACGTCAACATGAAGACGGACTTCCGGGCGCAGCTGGCGCGCTGCCAGAAGCTGCTGGACGGCGGCGCGCAGCGCGAGATCTGCGTGCACGGCCTGGGGCTGGCCATCAACCGCGCCATCAACATCGCGCTGCAGCTGCAGAGCGGCAGCCAGGGGGCGCTGCTGCTGGCCGCCAACACCTCCACCGTGGAGCTGGTGGACGACCTGGAGCCGGAGGAGGCGGGGACtgagccactcacacacacgcgcaacaACTCGGCCATTCACATTAAAGTGTACTACCCCGACCCCCAGTGAGCACGTGACAGTGCAGTACCTCAGAGACCCTCTGTTGttgggggtgggcgggggctACGAAAAGCTGCAAGATAAAAATTAACTGTGAATCGTTTACAGAAGAGACAGTCCTTTGATCGACAGCGCCCCTCCTGTGGTCTTTAATATGAAGTGTGCCCCTGAAACGGCTCTATAAgggctgtggggctgtaggACTGGAGGACTGGAGGACTGGAGGACTGTAGGGCTGCTGCATGCTGAAGATCATCAGTGCCCCTCATTATTACAATTAGGTTTGCAATTTTATTTGGGCcaaatgactgtgtgtgtccaaCATCAAGTGCAATTTCAGATCCTGAGTTTTCCGTTTGCAGATGTTGTGGTTTGTGCTTGAGCAAAATGCTGAGTTGTacagaataaaatgtatttaaattgaTCGCTGGTTTGCTGTTTTTATGAATCTGGATTTGTGCAGAAGACCAAGCTGAACCTTCCTTTGAATAACAGAGCCTAGAACCATTTCTGTACTGGCTCCCCTCAGTATCACCCCTCATGTGTTCTGGAATGACTGAAGCTGTCTCTGCTCCTCCACTGTGTCTTAACcccttcagtcccaagcccagcaGGAAGTGGCTAAAAACCAAAGTTCAGCACAGTGATACTGGACTGAAGGGTCCAGTGGTTTCAGTCCTCCGAGTCACTCCACCGCTCCCTGCCCCAGTGTGCCTgccccacctctccctgccccaccTCTCACTACCCCACCTCTCACTACCCCACCGCTCCCTACCCCACCTCTCACTaccccacctctccctgccccagTGTGCCTgccccacctctccctgccccaccTCTCACTaccccacctctccctgccccagTGTGCCTgccccacctctccctgccccagTGTGCCAGCCCCACCTCTCACTaccccacctctccctgccccagTGTGCCTgccccacctctccctgccccagTGTGCCTGCCCCACCTCTCACTaccccacctctccctgccccaccTCTCACTACCCCAGTGTGCCTGCCCCACCTCTCACTaccccacctctccctgccccaccTCTCACTaccccacctctccctgccccaccTCTCACTaccccacctctccctgccccaccTCTCACTaccccacctctccctgccccaccTCTCACTaccccacctctccctgccccaccTCTCACTaccccacctctccctgccccacctctccctgccccagTGTGTCTGCCCCACCTCTCACTaccccacctctccctgccccacctctccctgccccagtgtgtctgcagggcAGAGGTGTGGTGTTAACGTTCTGCAGCGGGTTGGTTCAGCCCACAGATAGTGACAGGGCCATGCAGTAAAGACAGATAACGGACATCACGTGACTGAAACGCTCACATTCCTACACATGAACAGACTCAGCACAGTTTCCCCATTGTTTCAtctcattttaatacatttatcttCCCCTAAAGGTGAAAGACAATGCACATGTGAGGCTTAATGTTTACTATTCATTACGCTGATTATAGATACATATTTAGTGAAGGGATGAACTTAATTAGACCACAACAACAAATGTAATAAGtacattttgtgtttataaTAACCACCATGTTACCAGCCAATATGAGACCAGCTGGTGTGAGGAGTTTAAAACAGTATAGAATGTTTAAAACGTAAAGGTAAAATTGcccttttaaatgtgtttaaaaagcCCTGCAGTCTGGTCATGGTGTTTTCGTTGGGGGATACAGTAATTAGTTTTAGGCCTTTAAAGTGGCTTCAATAAACAGACAAAGAGCGGATAAAGAAGTGAGACCCAGGTGAAGCCTGAAGCGTGTGGCAGAGGAGGCTAGATGGTGTGGTGGAGGTACTGCGGGAGCGGGGAGGGGGAGACGCAGTTGTCGTAGAAGATCTGGAAGTTCTGGTCCACGTCCATCTTGCCCTTCAGGTAggtctccaggtccagcacGGTCAGCTCGTGCACGGCGTTGGCCTCCTTGGCGTTCTTGGCGAGCGCGGCGTGGGCGGGGAAGCGGATGCGCACGTCGGGCGGGGCGTTGCGGTCGTACTCCGTGCAGCAGTACGCGGTCCACACGTCCTCGGGGATGCCCACGCGGTCCTGGTTGTTGCGGCGGATCACGTGCCCGGCGGTGGTCACCCCGGTGACGATGTAGGCGGAGCCGCGGCAGTAGTTGTTGAGCCGGATGCGGATGCGCTCCTCGTGCTGCTGCCACGGCCCGATGTTGAACTCGCGGATCTCCGGCACCACGTTGGTCAGCGTGTAGGTGGCGGCGCGGTCGTGCGGGTCAGACTGGTGCTGGTCCGGGTTCAGGTGCCCGCGCTCGTACAGAACCACGTCCGAGTAGTCGTCCAGAACCGCCTGGCTGTCCTCAAACTTCATGTGCAGGTATCCCTGTGGGAAGGGCATCATGTTCCCGTTCCCATCCACCTCtgccagctgggggggggggagggggaatatGTGGGTACAGGGCCATAATGGTTCCGAATAGCTGAACCACTGACCTGATGCTCATATACACAGGTGTAGGGTTTATTAGCACTGACCTGATGCTCATATATACAGGTGTAGGGTTTATTAGCACTGACCTGATGCTCATATATACAGGTGTAGGGttgattagcattagcactgacCTGATGCTCATATATACAGGTGTAGGGTTTATTAGCACTGACCTGATGCTCATATATACAGGTGTAGGGTTTATTAGCGTTAGCACTGACCTGATGCTCATATACACAGGTGTAGGGTTTATTAGCACTGACCTGATGCTCATATATACAGGTGTAGGGttgattagcattagcactgacCTGATGCTCATATATACAGGTGTAGGGTTTATTAGCACTGACCTGATGCTCATATATACAGGTGTAGGGTTTATTAGCGTTAGCACTGACCTGATGCTCATATATACAGGTGTAGGGttgattagcattagcactgacCTGATGCtcatatatggtaaatggtaaatggtaaatggctggcatttatatagcgcctttatccaaagcgctgtacacttgatgcttcttattcacccattcatacacacactcacacaccaacggcgattggctgccatgaaaggcaccgaccagctcgttaggagcatttgggggttaggtgtcttgctcagggacacttcgacacagcccgggcgggggatcgaaccggcaaccctctgactgccagacgactgctcttactgcctgagccatgtcgcccccatataTACAGGTGTAGGGTTTATTAGCACTGACCTGATGCTCATATATACAGGTGTAGGGttgattagcattagcactgacCTGATGCTCATATATACAGGTGTAGGGttgattagcattagcactgacCTGATGCTCATATATACAGGTGTAGGGTTTATTAGCACTGACCTGATGCTCATATATACAGGTGTAGGGttgattagcattagcactgacCTGATGCTCATATATACAGGTGTAGGGTTTATTAGCACTGACCTGATGCTCATATATACAGGTGTAGGGttgattagcattagcactgacCTGATGCTCATATATACAGGTGTAGGGTTTATTAGCACTGACCTGATGCTCATATATACAGGTGTAGGGTTTATTAGCACTGACCTGATGCTCATATATACAGGTGTAGGgtttattagcattagcactgacCTGATGCTCATATATACAGGTGTAGGGTTTATTAGCACTGACCTGATGCTCATATATACAGGTGTAGGGTTTATTAGCACTGACCTGATGCTCATATATACAGGTGTAGGGTTTATTAGCACTGACCTGATGCTCATATATACAGGTGTAGGGTTTATTAGCACTGACCTGATGCTCATATATACAGGTGTAGGGTTTATTAGCACTGACCTGATGCTCATATATACAGGTGTAGGGTTTATTAGCACTGACCTGATGCTCATATATACAGGTGTAGGGttgattagcattagcactgacCTGATGCTCATATATACAGGCGTAGGGTTTATTAGCACTGACCTGATGCTCATATATACAGGTGTAGGGTTTATTAGCACTGACCTGATGCTCATATATACAGGTGTAGGgtttattagcattagcactgacCTGATGCTCATATATACAGGTGTAGGGTTTATTAGCACTGACCTGATGCTCATATATACAGGTGTAGGGTTTATTAGCACTGACCTGATGCTCATATATACAGGTGTAGGGTTTATTAGCACTGACCTGATGCTCATATATACAGGTGTAGGGTTTATTAGCACTGACCTGATGCTCATATATACAGGTGTAGGGTTTATTAGCACTGACCTGATGCTCATATATACAGGTGTAGGGTTTATTAGCACTGACCTGATGCTCATATATACAGGTGTAGGGTTTATTAGCACTGACCTGATGCTCATATATACAGGTGTAGGgtttattagcattagcactgacCTGATGCTCATATATACAGGTGTAGGGTTGATTAGCGTTAGCACTGACCTGAGGCTCGTACATCCAGGGGTAGTCCACGCGCCGGTCGCCCTCTGTCTTCTTGAAGGTGTAGGCGGAGTAGACGGGGATGCGCTTCTGCGGGTCGTACAGCGTGACGTAGCGCGGGCGATCCGCGTAGCGCTGGCAGATCCTCTTCAGGCGGTAGTCGATGAAGCCGCGGGGCGGCGTGCCCATGTACAGCGAGTCCTTGCACCGCTCCACGTGGTTGAAGTCCTCCACCACCGTGGCAGCGCCCCGTGGCACGCCGGGGAAACCTGCGCAGAACAAAACCAAACTCCAAAACCCTACTTGCTGCATGGTAGCCGGCGGAATAAGGCAACGTCCTCTGATGGACCCTGCAGGCTGCACAGTCAGCAGTCAGGCGTGTGCTGCTCATTTAAATGGTGTCTCTGTATGTAAAGCACAGAGCCGATTGGAAAACCACACCATCACTTTATAGCTCTATGCCCCGTCTCAGCCTGAATAAAGAAGATAGTTTAGACCAGTTAGTTAGTGTGCTAATTTGCCTTTGTAAAAGTCAGGGTTCTTAGCCCCTTTAAACTGTTACAGTATATCTCCCAAATCCTCCAAAATATAGACCTatcttttatttccaaaaagcatttgattctATTTGGCACAAAGGTCTACTGCACAAAGTCATTGAAAGTGATGTAGGTTTTACCCCCTACAAGTTTTGGATCTGCTAGAACAGTATTTCCAGACCTGGGCCCTGGCAGTCACTTATTAAAAAGTCCAGAATTATGATCTTCCAAAAACAGATCCAAATCTCAGGGAACTTAatcaaattacacacacactagggACAAAAAGAAACACGCACATAATATAAATCAAAATACTTTCCACTATATATCTAACTATATATCACAGAAAAGTATGGGATCCTCTTACAAATTAAGGAGAGAATAATGGCATTTGCCTACAACACTATAACCACCCCCAGTCAACTTGTAGTTACACTCAGAAGTGCAAGACATTCAAGGTCATCCTTTCATGGTTTCTGCTTGGTCCTATAACCCCTGCTAATTATTTCATTCACTAcactgccccactctccccttCTGGTCCAATGAAGAAAAACGACACACGCAGAGGACACATGCAGaggggacacaggacacaggacacacagtGCGTCCTGCATGAGTTTGGTTTCTACGAGCCGCAGTGCTGGACTCCTCTCTGGAAACCTGCCAGTCAGCTGAGCAGAAGGCCCCTTGTGAGCCTCTTGCTATCGTAGCGATGCAAAACAGGCTTTCCAGAACAAAGAGTCCCTCTCATACCGGACTGGTGCTGGCTATCAGTCACACAGTTATCAATGGACACTTTAGGCTATGCAAAATATGCATTGTTGTGAATGAATAACTTAagccacacggaaggctgacttcatgcTTGTTGATCTCCCCTTCCTGGAAATTCTCTGcattttccctcactgacctatccctatccacctttgaatgccacactgtctcaattactcaccctgctaaactttatattgtcgtcgtttatcgtcctccaggtgccctgggaagtttccttgatgagcttgacactctactcagctcgttccctgaggatggcaccccacttatcctcctgggagatttcaacatccacctggaagcct contains:
- the pop7 gene encoding ribonuclease P protein subunit p20 isoform X1, whose protein sequence is MAEPCSPAAKCVSPGAAGAGVEMEAVEMDPVEFTLRKRLPRKLPKRRHDVYVNMKTDFRAQLARCQKLLDGGAQREICVHGLGLAINRAINIALQLQSGSQGALLLAANTSTVELVDDLEPEEAGTEPLTHTRNNSAIHIKVYYPDPQ
- the pop7 gene encoding ribonuclease P protein subunit p20 isoform X2 gives rise to the protein MEAVEMDPVEFTLRKRLPRKLPKRRHDVYVNMKTDFRAQLARCQKLLDGGAQREICVHGLGLAINRAINIALQLQSGSQGALLLAANTSTVELVDDLEPEEAGTEPLTHTRNNSAIHIKVYYPDPQ